The Saprospiraceae bacterium genome includes a window with the following:
- a CDS encoding PDZ domain-containing protein: MNTQSNTYKYLLGLVGIFFVIWGYLGLKDLKNYTYEGYQSTNDFSVIEVKEGSPAALAGMQVGDIIKSSGGIAITDYKSLTHRERAKVGEVREYVVTRNGEDVTLQLTFAALPELNQKLNLTGFLIGLIFILLAIYTYTKIGSNLSLSFALFSIAFGSTFLRGPYLDPGFLSSFVNALFGAILMFSFVFLAILVLKYPPRSQFLDDENIGRILYSPAILIVLIISVFEFFPPEGSPMINTVINLIFGIILIFYFGLSIFTLIQKYKNADPEVRISTGLNYMLWGTVIGLVPVLIYFIVNTIAPKFVIPGSEFIFLTFAAIPVFFTLALFKLKDA; this comes from the coding sequence ATGAACACACAATCCAACACTTACAAGTACCTGCTGGGGTTAGTAGGAATTTTTTTTGTTATCTGGGGCTACCTGGGTTTAAAAGATTTAAAGAATTATACTTATGAAGGTTATCAAAGCACAAATGATTTTTCAGTCATTGAAGTAAAAGAAGGTAGCCCTGCTGCTTTGGCAGGCATGCAGGTAGGCGATATCATCAAAAGTAGTGGTGGTATAGCTATCACTGATTACAAGTCCTTAACGCATAGAGAACGAGCTAAAGTCGGAGAAGTAAGGGAATACGTTGTAACCAGGAACGGCGAGGATGTAACCTTGCAATTAACTTTTGCAGCATTACCGGAGTTAAACCAAAAACTAAATCTTACAGGATTTTTGATCGGACTTATTTTTATACTTTTAGCCATTTATACCTATACAAAAATTGGCAGTAATCTGAGTCTGAGTTTTGCCCTTTTTTCAATAGCTTTTGGAAGCACTTTTTTGAGAGGGCCTTACTTAGATCCAGGGTTTTTAAGTAGTTTTGTCAATGCTTTATTTGGAGCTATACTGATGTTTTCATTTGTTTTTCTGGCTATTCTGGTTTTAAAATATCCTCCGAGAAGTCAGTTTCTGGATGATGAAAATATTGGACGAATTCTTTATTCTCCGGCAATTTTGATTGTGCTGATCATTTCGGTTTTTGAATTTTTTCCTCCGGAAGGTTCTCCGATGATAAATACAGTCATAAACCTTATATTTGGTATCATATTGATCTTCTATTTCGGATTATCAATATTTACCTTGATACAGAAGTATAAAAATGCTGATCCCGAGGTGAGAATCTCTACCGGATTAAATTACATGCTTTGGGGTACTGTTATCGGTTTAGTTCCGGTATTGATATATTTTATAGTTAACACGATTGCTCCGAAATTTGTAATACCCGGCAGTGAATTTATATTTTTAACATTTGCTGCGATTCCTGTATTTTTTACCCTGGCATTATTTAAACTCAAAGATGCCTGA
- a CDS encoding TolC family protein — translation MRRLKSKKVYKLKSSILFTGLLVLICFRIQSQVNAVLPVQKLFEQVRQYHPMSVRATMQNDFAGAALLKAKGGFDPTAQSSVSQKNFANKDYFSLINGEIRIPTATGIELKGGYEVNRGVFLGPENTTPDNGLWYGGVSIPLGQGLWIDDRRAELKNARIGLIGAGLQQKDILNELLYQSVFAYWEWFRSYHVSQILSEAEENANQRYQAVKSFVSNGDRPGIDTIEASIQIQNIGLSLSQAELDFVKATSVLSGFFWDEQMQNTGITQQLIPEELTLTTENAQSDINFLDDSFITADHPYLAGMRQKILQLNVEKKLRKDKLKPQLNIQYNPLSEAFGSGELTNFSINNYKWGLEFKMPLFLRKERGDLQLADLKIQETDLFLQEKTTELGIKFENFITEWEATIDQIKLLSNTVDLYKRMLDAERRLLNIGESSLFLVNAREQAYINARIKLTEVLVKNRLAYYSIWYYAGKLPDMAD, via the coding sequence ATGAGAAGATTAAAAAGTAAAAAGGTTTACAAACTAAAATCCAGTATTCTGTTTACGGGCTTATTAGTGCTAATCTGTTTTCGGATACAGTCCCAGGTTAATGCTGTATTGCCGGTCCAAAAATTATTTGAACAAGTCAGACAATATCACCCGATGTCCGTCAGAGCAACAATGCAAAATGATTTTGCAGGTGCTGCATTGCTGAAAGCGAAGGGAGGTTTTGACCCAACGGCGCAAAGTAGTGTTTCACAAAAGAATTTTGCAAACAAAGATTATTTCAGCCTTATAAACGGAGAAATCAGAATACCTACAGCAACCGGCATCGAACTGAAAGGGGGATATGAAGTCAACCGTGGAGTGTTTCTGGGGCCTGAAAATACGACTCCTGATAATGGTCTCTGGTATGGTGGAGTCTCGATTCCTTTAGGTCAGGGTTTGTGGATTGATGACAGACGGGCAGAATTAAAAAATGCCCGGATTGGATTAATTGGAGCCGGTTTACAGCAAAAAGATATTCTGAATGAATTGTTGTATCAATCTGTATTTGCTTACTGGGAATGGTTCAGATCATATCATGTCAGTCAGATTTTGTCTGAAGCGGAAGAAAATGCAAATCAGCGATATCAGGCAGTAAAATCATTCGTTAGTAATGGTGACAGACCGGGTATCGACACAATAGAAGCAAGTATTCAGATACAAAATATTGGGTTGAGTTTGTCTCAGGCAGAATTGGATTTTGTAAAAGCAACATCAGTTTTGTCCGGTTTTTTTTGGGATGAACAAATGCAGAATACAGGAATCACGCAGCAATTAATACCCGAAGAACTGACTTTGACAACAGAGAATGCACAATCAGATATCAATTTTTTGGATGATTCATTCATTACAGCAGACCATCCTTACCTTGCCGGAATGAGACAAAAAATCCTGCAATTGAACGTAGAGAAAAAACTCAGAAAAGACAAACTCAAACCGCAGCTCAATATTCAGTACAATCCACTATCAGAAGCTTTTGGAAGTGGAGAATTGACTAATTTTTCGATCAATAATTATAAATGGGGTTTGGAATTTAAGATGCCTTTATTTCTGAGAAAAGAAAGAGGAGATTTACAGTTGGCCGATCTTAAAATACAGGAGACAGATCTTTTTCTACAGGAAAAGACAACCGAGTTAGGCATAAAATTTGAAAATTTTATTACTGAGTGGGAAGCTACCATAGACCAGATAAAATTATTGAGCAACACAGTAGATCTGTATAAACGAATGCTTGATGCAGAGAGACGCCTTTTGAATATCGGGGAAAGCAGCCTTTTCCTGGTAAATGCCCGTGAACAAGCATATATTAACGCCAGAATTAAACTTACTGAAGTTTTAGTAAAAAACAGATTGGCATATTACAGCATTTGGTATTATGCAGGAAAGTTGCCTGATATGGCAGATTAA
- a CDS encoding putative metal-binding motif-containing protein: MLENIFEYCRKLVFLNKGKKRNLIFCVMMMSGLMMAQNPDWVVPEASQYSYNANVIALVYINSVQSNHPDDKIAFFSAGQLRGLGASLQYGTNNRVHFTTVYSNAGQESMSIKVYSGALNTVFNALTTITFRPYGIIGSLENPLIINIFTDNDAPISIDPIPQQGVYQGLTHGPVDLMPYLNSTDGDPVVWSSVPSPELNVTFDGAKMYLTPVAGFTGTVLITVIATEQTALQKSAQRQISIQINPYIEPPFWRTMSGQGIVAGEQFYTFSLHDDEMLYNGPCLRFDYFPQINQAEIPAPQPIWVSEGLFINSMTITSRIIFTDKYIFSHPDDKAAIFIDNQVRAVATPIDVNGEAMFFFNIGGNTSSEQMTLRFYSGAMKTVLEYPFPLTYLPYKIMGSFDDPTIFDFSPLRPVIAPDGSVTILIQDPEWRGQQKFNFIAYDCNYSTVLADTTQATFCIVDNSNSLVNYYRDNDGDGYGNNSFMYRLCSYPGSGFVLNNTDCNDLDPAINPAASEICDGIDNNCNNVVDEGVKTTYYQDFDGDGFGNPAVSVNECTQPAGYVTNNTDCNDNDDTVYPGAPEVCDEKDNNCNGQIDEGVQNTYYADTDSDGFGDPNVTLLACSAPAGYVSDNTDCDDNDDTVYPGAPDICDGKDNDCDGETDENNVCCPTGGILYVDVNATGLNNGSSWVDAFTGLHSALVSTCPDITQIWVAAGTYKPTAYPQSCTNCNSTRDYAFLLREGISVYGGFNGTETLLEERNINTHVTILSGDIGNQNDASDNVYHVVIAAFANTTSTAGIDGFTIRDGNGNGANQRNINNQAVFRDEGGAFYATGGTVSFLNNTVTQNNANNGGGIFIHSGQNNISNNTVELNTASQGAGLFIHGGNNKLINNKVSTNVASLGGGYYLRTGINNIINNTIAGNSAGFQGGGIYSSGGYDTLVNSIIWGNTTGIHGNVVVSHSIVQQGYLPCIECPGTDGDGNIDPQFVSNTDFHLTDCSPGIDAGKDSANNSLLDRDYLPRKVDAIGGGKWIDLGAYENQNIISTGTRWYVNESITSAGNGSGWSCAFKDLQTALDIADQGDEVWVAQGTYKPTAYPEGCFGCDTDRDFTFRLKDGFNIYGGFDGTETMLSERDPGANETVLSGDIGVIGDDTDNVYHVVLAVFINSSPTTLLDGFTITGGNANGIGSIAINNQVISRSQGSDIYMNKGTNSLNNNKVISSSSIEGRGVYGNGGVHIFRDNIIPANSKIEGGGTYIFEGNNVVIEGGN; the protein is encoded by the coding sequence ATGTTAGAAAACATATTTGAATACTGCAGGAAATTAGTTTTCCTGAATAAGGGAAAGAAAAGGAATCTTATCTTTTGTGTAATGATGATGTCAGGATTAATGATGGCTCAGAATCCTGATTGGGTTGTTCCGGAAGCAAGTCAATATAGTTATAATGCGAATGTTATTGCACTCGTTTATATCAATAGTGTCCAATCAAACCATCCGGATGATAAGATTGCCTTTTTTTCAGCCGGACAACTTCGGGGTTTGGGTGCTTCATTGCAGTATGGTACGAACAATAGGGTGCATTTCACCACAGTGTATTCCAATGCAGGTCAGGAGAGTATGAGTATTAAGGTTTATAGCGGAGCACTTAATACGGTGTTTAACGCTTTAACCACTATAACTTTTCGACCATATGGCATTATTGGAAGTCTGGAAAATCCGTTAATAATAAATATCTTTACGGACAATGATGCACCGATAAGTATTGATCCCATTCCACAACAAGGAGTTTATCAGGGACTGACTCATGGTCCGGTAGATTTGATGCCATATTTAAATTCTACAGACGGAGATCCTGTGGTTTGGTCATCTGTTCCGTCTCCTGAACTGAATGTGACATTTGATGGTGCGAAGATGTATCTTACACCTGTTGCGGGATTTACAGGTACTGTATTAATTACAGTAATTGCAACAGAACAAACAGCGTTACAGAAAAGTGCTCAGAGACAGATTTCAATCCAGATAAATCCGTACATCGAACCACCATTTTGGAGAACTATGTCCGGTCAAGGGATTGTGGCAGGGGAGCAATTTTATACTTTCAGCTTGCATGATGATGAAATGTTATATAATGGGCCTTGTCTCCGGTTTGATTACTTTCCTCAAATCAACCAGGCAGAGATACCTGCACCGCAACCAATCTGGGTAAGTGAAGGATTGTTTATCAATAGTATGACCATCACTTCCCGCATTATTTTTACGGATAAGTATATTTTTAGCCATCCGGATGATAAAGCAGCCATATTTATAGACAATCAGGTCAGAGCTGTTGCCACTCCCATCGATGTAAATGGTGAGGCAATGTTTTTTTTCAACATCGGCGGAAATACATCATCTGAACAGATGACCCTCCGATTTTATAGTGGAGCAATGAAAACAGTATTGGAATATCCGTTCCCGTTGACATATTTGCCTTACAAAATTATGGGTAGTTTTGATGATCCAACCATTTTTGACTTCTCACCATTACGTCCTGTAATTGCTCCTGACGGTTCTGTGACGATCCTGATTCAGGATCCCGAATGGAGAGGACAACAAAAATTCAATTTCATCGCATATGATTGTAATTACAGCACTGTATTAGCAGATACGACACAGGCTACTTTTTGTATAGTGGATAACAGTAATAGTCTTGTCAACTATTATCGGGATAACGACGGTGATGGTTATGGTAATAATTCCTTTATGTATCGACTGTGCAGTTATCCGGGTAGCGGTTTTGTATTGAATAATACAGATTGTAATGATTTAGACCCTGCTATCAATCCGGCTGCCTCAGAAATATGTGATGGCATTGACAACAACTGTAACAATGTAGTAGACGAAGGCGTCAAGACTACCTACTATCAGGATTTTGATGGTGACGGCTTTGGAAATCCTGCGGTATCTGTCAACGAGTGTACACAACCTGCAGGTTATGTTACTAATAATACGGATTGCAATGATAACGATGACACTGTTTATCCGGGAGCTCCTGAAGTCTGTGATGAGAAAGATAACAACTGCAACGGACAGATCGATGAAGGGGTACAGAATACGTACTACGCGGATACAGATAGTGATGGTTTTGGCGATCCAAATGTAACACTTCTGGCATGTAGTGCGCCGGCAGGTTATGTTTCTGACAATACCGATTGTGATGATAATGATGATACTGTCTATCCCGGAGCACCGGATATCTGTGACGGTAAGGATAATGATTGTGATGGCGAAACAGATGAAAATAACGTCTGCTGTCCGACAGGTGGCATTCTGTATGTCGATGTGAATGCAACGGGTCTGAACAATGGTTCGTCCTGGGTTGATGCCTTTACAGGACTTCATAGCGCATTAGTCAGCACTTGTCCGGATATCACGCAGATCTGGGTGGCTGCAGGTACATACAAACCGACAGCATATCCGCAAAGTTGCACCAACTGCAATTCAACACGTGATTACGCATTTTTACTCAGAGAGGGTATCAGTGTGTACGGTGGTTTTAATGGCACAGAGACATTGCTCGAAGAAAGAAATATTAATACCCATGTGACGATATTAAGCGGAGATATCGGTAATCAGAATGATGCATCGGATAATGTATATCACGTTGTGATAGCAGCATTTGCAAATACAACTTCAACGGCCGGAATAGATGGATTTACGATTCGGGATGGGAATGGTAATGGAGCAAATCAAAGAAACATCAATAATCAGGCAGTTTTCAGAGACGAAGGAGGAGCATTTTATGCGACAGGTGGTACGGTATCATTTTTAAACAATACGGTCACTCAAAATAATGCGAATAACGGAGGGGGAATATTTATCCATAGTGGACAAAACAATATCTCTAATAACACAGTAGAATTAAATACTGCATCACAGGGAGCAGGATTATTTATCCACGGGGGAAATAACAAGCTGATCAATAACAAAGTAAGTACCAATGTGGCTTCCCTGGGTGGTGGGTATTACCTGCGTACCGGAATTAATAACATTATCAATAATACCATAGCGGGTAACAGCGCAGGTTTTCAGGGAGGGGGAATCTATAGTTCCGGTGGTTATGATACCTTGGTCAACAGTATTATCTGGGGCAATACGACAGGGATCCACGGAAATGTAGTCGTCTCTCATAGTATTGTACAACAGGGTTATTTACCATGTATCGAATGTCCGGGTACAGATGGAGACGGAAATATTGATCCGCAGTTTGTGAGCAATACGGACTTTCATCTGACAGACTGTTCTCCGGGAATAGATGCAGGAAAGGATAGTGCGAATAATTCATTGTTGGACAGAGATTATCTTCCACGAAAGGTAGATGCAATCGGCGGCGGAAAATGGATAGACCTGGGAGCTTATGAGAATCAGAATATCATTTCAACGGGTACGAGATGGTATGTGAATGAATCTATCACATCTGCGGGTAACGGCTCCGGCTGGAGCTGTGCATTTAAAGATTTACAAACGGCATTGGATATCGCGGATCAGGGGGATGAAGTGTGGGTAGCTCAGGGTACCTACAAACCGACAGCATATCCGGAAGGCTGTTTTGGATGCGATACAGACAGGGACTTTACGTTCAGATTGAAAGATGGCTTTAATATATACGGCGGATTTGATGGGACAGAGACGATGTTGTCAGAAAGAGATCCGGGAGCCAATGAAACCGTACTGAGCGGTGATATCGGCGTTATCGGTGATGACACGGACAATGTATATCACGTCGTCCTTGCAGTATTTATCAATAGTTCACCGACTACATTACTGGACGGATTTACGATTACGGGTGGCAATGCCAATGGCATCGGAAGTATCGCTATCAACAATCAGGTGATATCGAGAAGTCAGGGATCAGATATCTACATGAACAAAGGCACGAACTCATTAAATAACAATAAAGTCATCAGTTCATCCTCTATCGAGGGTCGGGGAGTTTACGGGAATGGCGGTGTGCATATCTTCAGAGACAACATCATCCCTGCCAACTCGAAAATAGAAGGTGGCGGTACGTATATTTTTGAAGGAAATAATGTGGTGATCGAAGGCGGGAATTGA
- a CDS encoding helix-turn-helix transcriptional regulator, whose translation MEFSLFRFSPNIKPDIFVKDPESSQLGSDIVKYSVEMIDDIGFEEFTFKKLAHHIGTTEATVYRYFENKHKLLLYLTSWYWSWIEYQLVMRNTNIPDPYIRLKNSIKILTAPKDLQYDHIDLQKLFNVICGESSKSYLNKNVDDLNKFGVFFNYKKIVSLISEIVLEINPGYRYPHMLVTTIIEGIHHQLYFAEHLPSLTDRDNNSDYLLDFFMELSNVASNQNR comes from the coding sequence ATGGAATTTTCGCTTTTCAGATTTTCACCAAACATCAAACCGGACATATTTGTAAAAGATCCGGAAAGCAGTCAGCTCGGCAGTGACATTGTAAAGTATAGTGTTGAAATGATTGATGACATTGGATTTGAAGAGTTTACCTTCAAAAAACTTGCCCATCACATCGGAACTACGGAAGCGACGGTTTACCGCTATTTTGAGAATAAACACAAGTTGCTGCTTTACCTGACTTCATGGTACTGGAGCTGGATAGAATATCAACTTGTAATGCGAAATACAAACATTCCTGATCCATATATCAGATTAAAGAATTCCATTAAAATACTTACGGCTCCCAAGGATCTCCAATACGATCATATCGACCTGCAAAAACTTTTTAATGTCATTTGCGGAGAATCTTCCAAGTCCTATTTGAATAAAAATGTCGATGATCTGAATAAATTTGGCGTGTTTTTTAATTATAAAAAGATAGTCTCATTGATAAGTGAAATAGTGTTGGAGATAAATCCGGGTTACAGGTATCCACATATGCTGGTAACAACCATCATCGAAGGCATTCATCATCAGTTGTACTTCGCAGAGCATCTTCCTTCACTGACAGATAGAGACAATAATTCAGACTATCTGTTGGATTTTTTTATGGAATTAAGCAATGTGGCGTCCAATCAAAACAGATAA
- a CDS encoding HlyD family efflux transporter periplasmic adaptor subunit produces the protein MLNLSDQSINHIFRKENFTSFSKLRDSYAYSYDRLVKVSCMLILVFVIIMFLPWTQNVRSNGELIALNPEQRPQMIQSVIAGRIEQWYVSEGQRVNKGDTILRISEVKDDYFDPDLLSNTRLQLDAKEFSKLSYDEKVKALESQIKALESGLSLKVRQARNKVEQNILKVTSDSIDLRAAKVNFEVSKEQYERFKTLYDEGLRSLTDVENRNLKLQDAQAKLISQENKWLTSKNELINSQIELNSIQAEFDDKIAKANSDKYTALSGKFDTEAIINKLKNQYNNYEIRNKLYHILAPQDGYVTQARQVGIGETIKEGEEIVSIMPAVYDLAVQMYVKPIDLPLFEKGQKVMMQFDGWPAIVFSGWPGVSYGTYEGEVLAIDNFISNNQLYRILVKPKKNAQPWPEQLRVGTGVKALSLLKNVHVWYEIWRKINGFPPDYYKGNVNVNVGNEKIKK, from the coding sequence ATGTTGAATTTGTCTGATCAATCCATCAATCACATCTTTCGGAAAGAAAATTTTACTTCGTTCAGTAAGTTGCGGGATAGTTATGCTTATTCCTATGACAGATTGGTGAAAGTTTCATGTATGTTGATTCTTGTATTTGTGATTATTATGTTTTTGCCGTGGACACAAAATGTCCGATCAAATGGCGAACTCATCGCTCTCAATCCCGAGCAGCGACCACAAATGATTCAATCTGTGATAGCAGGCCGAATAGAACAGTGGTATGTCTCTGAGGGTCAAAGAGTTAATAAAGGCGATACCATCCTTAGGATTTCGGAAGTAAAAGATGATTACTTTGATCCGGACCTCCTGAGCAATACACGCTTGCAATTAGATGCCAAAGAGTTTTCAAAACTTTCATATGATGAAAAAGTAAAAGCTCTTGAATCTCAAATCAAGGCATTGGAGAGCGGATTATCGCTGAAGGTAAGACAGGCACGAAATAAGGTAGAACAAAACATACTTAAAGTAACATCTGACAGCATCGATCTCAGGGCTGCAAAAGTGAATTTTGAAGTGTCAAAAGAGCAATACGAACGATTTAAAACATTGTACGATGAAGGATTAAGATCGCTGACAGATGTGGAGAACAGAAACCTGAAACTTCAGGATGCACAGGCGAAACTGATCTCGCAGGAAAATAAATGGCTGACTTCCAAAAACGAACTGATCAATAGTCAGATAGAACTCAATAGTATTCAGGCTGAATTTGATGATAAAATAGCCAAGGCCAATTCAGACAAATATACTGCGTTATCGGGCAAATTTGATACAGAAGCTATAATCAACAAATTGAAAAATCAATACAACAATTATGAAATCAGGAACAAACTCTATCATATTCTGGCGCCTCAGGATGGATATGTAACACAGGCACGTCAGGTGGGTATTGGAGAAACGATCAAAGAAGGGGAGGAGATAGTCAGCATTATGCCGGCAGTTTATGATTTAGCTGTACAAATGTATGTCAAGCCCATAGATCTGCCATTGTTTGAAAAAGGACAGAAAGTCATGATGCAGTTTGATGGCTGGCCGGCGATTGTATTTTCAGGATGGCCGGGCGTTTCTTATGGCACTTATGAAGGGGAAGTACTGGCTATTGATAATTTTATTTCAAATAACCAGCTCTACCGGATATTAGTTAAGCCTAAAAAAAATGCACAACCCTGGCCGGAACAACTGAGAGTTGGTACGGGTGTGAAGGCATTATCACTGCTCAAAAACGTACATGTGTGGTATGAAATATGGCGAAAGATCAATGGCTTCCCGCCGGATTATTACAAAGGAAATGTAAACGTGAATGTAGGTAATGAGAAGATTAAAAAGTAA
- a CDS encoding ATP-binding cassette domain-containing protein, producing the protein MYTPVQRFFRMLQPNKKAITNLYIFAVINGLIALSLPLGIQAIINMIQGGEISASWILLVAIVLIGYIFNGALQVIQLRITEDLQKDIFTRSAFEFTYRIPRIRMDELYNHYAPELMNRFFDTMTIQKGVAKVLLEMSASALTIFFGLLVLSFYHPFFIIFSILIILLAFIIGNYIFHRGLKSSIIESKYKYKVAFWLEEVARTNTTFRLSCDTSLPVKKTDALVDAYLNAREKHFMILLRQYYLFIIFKILLAAGFLILGGILVFDQQMNIGQFVAAEIIILLLISSSEKLLLSLENVYDLLTSIEKIGELTDLKLENSETRNVFRRQDLPGLVVSIHNLYFKYPDSTEYSLEGLNLEIGSNEKVCLTGSNGSGKATLLKLMTAFFEPERGNILYDHIPIKNYDITELRSFIAECISEDRIFNGTLLENLSVGRDVDHKTISEVLENIGLSNFVKQLPNGYSTEIGPQGKRLPGSVAQKLILARNLLKEPRLLIVEDIFKNIEKSEKLKIFKFILRKSADRTVIVLSKDPEIMQLTEKVITLDDGKVTNIQFIKK; encoded by the coding sequence ATGTACACACCGGTTCAGAGATTTTTTAGAATGTTGCAGCCCAATAAAAAGGCAATTACCAATCTGTATATATTTGCTGTTATAAATGGATTGATTGCATTAAGTCTGCCATTAGGTATCCAGGCTATCATCAATATGATACAAGGCGGTGAGATATCCGCATCCTGGATATTGTTGGTTGCAATCGTTTTGATAGGATACATATTTAACGGTGCATTACAGGTGATACAATTGCGTATTACAGAAGATCTTCAAAAGGATATTTTTACAAGATCTGCATTTGAGTTTACCTACCGAATACCCCGTATCAGGATGGATGAGTTGTACAATCATTACGCCCCCGAACTGATGAACCGGTTTTTTGATACCATGACGATTCAAAAAGGGGTTGCAAAGGTGCTCTTAGAGATGTCGGCATCTGCGTTGACTATATTCTTTGGTTTGTTGGTGCTTTCTTTTTATCACCCGTTTTTTATAATATTCAGTATTCTGATTATTCTGTTGGCGTTTATAATTGGTAATTATATCTTTCATCGTGGTTTGAAATCAAGTATTATCGAGTCTAAATACAAATATAAAGTTGCTTTCTGGCTGGAAGAAGTGGCAAGGACAAATACTACTTTCAGATTATCCTGTGATACATCACTTCCGGTTAAGAAAACAGATGCATTGGTAGATGCTTACCTTAACGCCAGGGAAAAGCATTTTATGATTCTGTTGCGACAATATTATTTGTTTATTATTTTTAAAATCCTTTTGGCTGCAGGATTTCTGATACTGGGTGGAATACTGGTATTTGATCAGCAAATGAACATCGGCCAGTTTGTGGCGGCTGAAATCATCATTTTATTATTAATATCATCGTCTGAAAAACTATTATTATCATTAGAGAATGTGTATGATTTGCTTACTTCTATCGAGAAGATCGGAGAACTCACAGATCTGAAACTTGAAAATTCTGAAACCCGTAATGTCTTCAGAAGACAAGACTTGCCTGGTCTTGTGGTAAGTATTCATAATTTGTACTTTAAATATCCGGATTCAACGGAGTATAGTCTTGAAGGTTTGAATCTGGAGATTGGTTCCAATGAAAAAGTTTGTCTCACCGGATCAAATGGGAGTGGAAAAGCTACATTGCTCAAGCTGATGACAGCGTTTTTTGAACCTGAAAGGGGCAATATTTTGTATGATCATATTCCTATTAAAAATTATGATATCACAGAACTCAGGAGTTTTATAGCTGAATGTATTTCTGAAGACCGAATATTCAATGGAACTCTACTTGAAAACCTTTCAGTAGGAAGGGATGTGGATCACAAGACTATTTCTGAGGTCCTTGAAAATATAGGTCTTAGTAATTTTGTGAAGCAATTGCCCAATGGTTACAGTACAGAAATCGGTCCGCAAGGCAAAAGATTGCCTGGTAGTGTAGCACAAAAACTCATTTTAGCCAGAAATCTGCTGAAAGAGCCCCGTTTACTTATTGTTGAAGACATTTTTAAAAACATTGAGAAGAGTGAGAAGTTAAAAATTTTCAAATTTATATTGCGAAAAAGTGCAGACCGTACTGTAATTGTGTTGTCCAAAGATCCTGAAATAATGCAGTTGACTGAGAAAGTGATCACATTGGATGATGGGAAAGTAACCAATATTCAATTCATTAAAAAGTAA